A DNA window from Camelina sativa cultivar DH55 chromosome 13, Cs, whole genome shotgun sequence contains the following coding sequences:
- the LOC104737352 gene encoding putative FBD-associated F-box protein At1g05080, with product MLQTVNCDAGIKETVPEDRISALPDDLLVIILDLVPTKDAVATMFLSKRWFSVWTMKQRLEYKDTIEEEEDSDDDDDDDDDKHVDDDEHEHEKAVEVESKKSVWWFLENSLQLHRAPVIRSLCIELGPSCPTDAHVGKWVANAVDRWVLEIKLKLLWSAVDPASLPNTLYSCKSLVILTLSDKILVDVPSSASLPSLRFLELDYVVYKDDDSLVRLLASCPILATLCVKRNDKDDNVTRFRVEVPNLSSLSYRNYRYGCGVGDTGRYLVIVTPALTHFDFRDSSGDSCSMELPGLDSAVIDTASYYPDDKFLRSLSSVSSLALFLTAATVALSSLSLSFVSLLVISLLHLAAC from the coding sequence ATGTTACAAACCGTTAATTGTGATGCGGGAATTAAAGAAACCGTTCCTGAAGACAGGATTAGTGCATTGCCCGATGATTTGCTCGTAATAATCTTGGATCTTGTTCCGACAAAAGACGCAGTGGCCACCATGTTTCTGTCCAAACGATGGTTCTCTGTTTGGACGATGAAACAGAGACTTGAGTACAAAGACACCATCGAAGAGGAGGaggatagtgatgatgatgatgatgatgatgatgataagcaTGTGGACGATGATGAGCATGAGCATGAGAAAGCAGTGGAGGTTGAAAGCAAAAAGAGCGTTTGGTGGTTTCTTGAAAATTCACTGCAACTCCACAGAGCACCCGTAATTCGCAGCTTGTGTATTGAACTCGGTCCAAGTTGTCCTACCGATGCTCATGTCGGGAAGTGGGTTGCAAACGCCGTTGATCGCTGGGTGCTTGAGATAAAACTCAAACTCCTCTGGTCCGCCGTTGATCCAGCCAGCTTGCCCAATACCCTTTACTCCTGCAAATCTCTCGTGATACTGACTCTCTCCGACAAGATTCTCGTGGATGTTCCTTCTTCCGCTTCCCTCCCATCCCTCAGATTCCTCGAGCTTGACTATGTGGTTTACAAAGACGATGATTCTCTGGTTAGGCTCTTGGCGAGCTGCCCTATTCTTGCGACACTGTGCGTCAAACGAAATGACAAGGATGACAATGTCACGAGGTTTCGTGTGGAAGTGCCTAATTTATCGTCCTTATCCTATAGAAATTATAGATACGGCTGTGGTGTAGGAGATACTGGTAGGTACTTGGTTATAGTTACTCCGGCATTAACACACTTTGACTTCCGTGACTCTTCGGGAGACTCTTGCTCGATGGAGCTGCCTGGTCTTGATAGTGCAGTTATCGACACTGCTTCTTACTATCCTGATGACAAGTTTCTAAGATCTCTTTCATCGGTCTCGTCTCTTGCCTTGTTTTTGACTGCTGCAACGGtagctctctcttctctctctctctctttcgtctcCTTGCTTGTGATCTCATTGTTGCATCTAGCTGCGTGCTGA
- the LOC104737353 gene encoding uncharacterized protein LOC104737353 translates to MAQPAHKVFTVIHIKSHIPIILDMQKMNYDAWRELFETHCYSFGVYGHLVGTSTPANDDDTPWKDRDDIVKMWIYGTISPSLLDTILKTRSSARQIWTSIENLFRDNKEARAIQLDNELRSLTIGDLSVHDYCQKLKTLSDLLANVDSLVTERVVVTHMLNGLTEKYDNINNIIRHRQPFPSFATARSMLVEEERRLSKQIKTGTLTTIGSSSHSALYTFPGGNNSNDRNPRHNNPPGGN, encoded by the coding sequence ATGGCTCAACCGGCTCACAAAGTTTTCACTGTGATTCATATTAAGTCACACATCCCCATTATACTCGATATGCAAAAAATGAATTACGATGCTTGGCGTGAGCTTTTCGAAACTCATTGCTACAGCTTCGGTGTTTACGGTCATCTCGTTGGTACTTCCACTCCAGCCAACGACGACGACACTCCTTGGAAGGACCGTGACGACATCGTCAAAATGTGGATCTACGGCACCATCTCCCCTTCTCTTCTCGACACCATCCTTAAAACCCGTAGCAGCGCTCGTCAGATCTGGACATCCATCGAGAATCTCTTCCGCGACAACAAGGAGGCGCGTGCAATTCAACTTGACAATGAACTTCGTTCCCTTACCATCGGTGACCTCTCCGTCCATGACTACTGTCAAAAGCTAAAGACACTCTCCGATCTCTTAGCTAACGTTGATTCTCTTGTCACGGAACGAGTCGTTGTCACGCACATGCTCAATGGCCTCACCGAGAAATatgacaacatcaacaacatcatcCGTCATCGCCAACCGTTTCCATCGTTTGCTACTGCTCGCTCCATGCTGGTTGAGGAGGAGCGTCGTCTCTCCAAACAGATCAAAACCGGCACATTGACCACCATCGGGTCTTCATCTCATAGTGCATTGTATACTTTCCCCGGTGGAAACAACAGCAACGACAGAAATCCCCGTCACAACAACCCCCCTGGCGGTAACTAA